One region of Chryseobacterium sp. SORGH_AS_0447 genomic DNA includes:
- the murC gene encoding UDP-N-acetylmuramate--L-alanine ligase — MKTHFIAIGGSAMHNLAIALKDKGYQVTGSDDAIFEPSRSRLENKGILPETTGWFPEKITSDIDAVILGMHAHQDNPELAKAKELGLKIYSYPEFLYEQSKDKTRVVIAGSHGKTTITSMILHVLNFHQRDVDFMVGAQLEGFDCMVKLTQDNDFMVLEGDEYLSSPIDLRSKFLLYQPNIALLSGIAWDHINVFKTFDDYTEQFRKFVASITAGGVLVYNEEDPEVVKVVEEAENYFRKIPYRTPEYEIVNGKVHLKTEMGDVPLSVFGAHNLLNMEGARHICHTLGIMDEDFYEAIMSFTGASKRLEKVNRDDQGILYKDFAHAPSKVKATVKAFGEQFKKEKKYGFLELHTYSSLNPVFLEQYDHAMDGLDEAVVFYSEDALKIKRMEPISPELIKEKFKNQNLKVFTNAEDLHAYWNTLDKTQGVYLMMSSGNFGGLDLTK; from the coding sequence TTGAAGACTCATTTCATCGCGATCGGCGGAAGCGCCATGCACAACCTTGCCATTGCATTAAAAGATAAAGGATATCAGGTAACCGGTTCCGACGATGCCATTTTTGAACCGTCGAGATCCCGGCTGGAAAATAAAGGCATTCTCCCGGAAACAACCGGCTGGTTCCCGGAAAAGATCACTTCCGATATCGATGCCGTGATTCTCGGAATGCACGCCCATCAGGATAACCCCGAACTGGCTAAAGCCAAGGAGCTGGGACTGAAAATTTATTCTTATCCCGAATTCCTGTATGAGCAGTCTAAAGACAAAACGAGGGTGGTGATCGCAGGTTCCCACGGAAAGACGACCATCACTTCAATGATTCTTCATGTGCTGAACTTCCATCAGAGAGACGTCGATTTCATGGTCGGCGCACAGCTGGAAGGTTTCGACTGCATGGTAAAGCTTACGCAGGATAATGATTTTATGGTGCTGGAAGGTGACGAATACCTCTCCTCGCCTATTGACCTCCGTTCCAAGTTTCTTCTCTATCAGCCGAATATCGCTTTGCTGAGCGGAATTGCCTGGGACCACATCAATGTATTTAAAACGTTTGACGATTATACGGAACAGTTCCGGAAATTTGTGGCCAGCATCACTGCCGGCGGCGTCCTGGTCTACAATGAAGAAGATCCCGAAGTGGTAAAAGTCGTAGAGGAAGCGGAAAACTATTTCAGGAAAATTCCGTACAGAACCCCGGAATATGAAATTGTTAACGGAAAAGTCCATCTAAAAACAGAAATGGGCGATGTCCCGCTTTCGGTATTTGGAGCCCATAACCTGCTGAATATGGAGGGCGCAAGACACATCTGCCATACGCTGGGCATCATGGACGAAGATTTCTATGAAGCCATCATGAGCTTTACGGGAGCTTCCAAACGTCTTGAGAAAGTGAACAGAGACGATCAGGGCATCCTTTATAAAGATTTTGCCCATGCGCCAAGCAAAGTAAAAGCTACAGTAAAAGCTTTTGGCGAACAGTTTAAAAAAGAGAAAAAATACGGATTTCTGGAACTTCATACTTATTCAAGTTTGAATCCGGTTTTCCTTGAGCAATATGATCACGCGATGGACGGCCTGGATGAAGCAGTCGTCTTCTACTCGGAAGATGCCCTGAAAATCAAAAGAATGGAGCCGATTTCCCCGGAACTGATCAAAGAAAAATTTAAGAACCAGAATCTAAAGGTTTTCACCAATGCGGAAGACCTCCACGCCTACTGGAACACGCTGGATAAAACGCAGGGCGTTTACCTGATGATGAGCTCCGGAAACTTTGGCGGACTGGATCTTACGAAATAA
- a CDS encoding CoA pyrophosphatase → MSFGKDLLRKIKTAELPGIHAHGVFSPPSRPVFTYEEVLEKNPKFAAVNIVLYLKNDEWHFPLIQRTINEHDRHSGQISLPGGKREEMDRDFAETAIRETSEEIGIEKHYVRIIREMSPIYIPPSNFYVYPYISYTKKNPEFILQQSEAVEVIEFPVTSFLSLPDTPEIMALPSAGGNEVPVINFNGYIIWGATAMILSEFSQLLKKM, encoded by the coding sequence ATGAGTTTTGGAAAAGATTTATTACGGAAAATAAAAACGGCGGAGCTACCGGGAATTCATGCCCACGGCGTCTTTTCTCCTCCTTCAAGGCCTGTTTTTACGTATGAGGAAGTTTTGGAGAAGAATCCCAAATTTGCCGCAGTCAACATCGTTTTATACCTTAAAAATGATGAATGGCACTTTCCGTTGATTCAGAGAACCATTAATGAGCACGACCGCCACAGCGGGCAGATCTCTTTGCCCGGCGGAAAACGGGAAGAAATGGACCGTGATTTTGCAGAAACGGCGATCCGTGAGACTTCGGAAGAAATCGGGATCGAAAAGCATTACGTGAGGATCATCAGGGAAATGTCCCCGATCTATATTCCGCCCAGCAATTTTTATGTATACCCTTATATTTCATATACCAAAAAGAATCCTGAATTCATCCTACAACAATCCGAAGCGGTGGAAGTCATCGAATTTCCGGTGACCAGCTTTCTCAGCCTTCCCGATACGCCTGAGATCATGGCTTTACCAAGTGCAGGAGGCAATGAAGTTCCCGTGATCAACTTCAACGGATATATCATTTGGGGCGCTACCGCAATGATCTTGAGTGAATTCAGCCAGTTGCTGAAAAAAATGTAA
- a CDS encoding 1-acyl-sn-glycerol-3-phosphate acyltransferase: protein MAKKNIFTDAFGTPYFLKRIIIFILGMVSYRRFNGFNKLKITGTEHLVDLPDSNVLFVSNHQTYFADVAAMYHAFCSVNNGYLNTIKNPIYLLNPKIDFYYVAAEETMNKGILPKIFKIAGAVTVKRTWRAEGKNVNRIVDMSEVDNIMKALDNGWVATFPQGTTSAFAQGRRGTAKLVKNQRPIVIPIKINGFRRAFDKKGLRVKVTGVKPTMEFKTPLDIDYDKENAQQILLKIMTAIEQTEDFNLLHQYDEELKAKKLEQKKSDN from the coding sequence ATGGCGAAGAAAAATATTTTTACCGACGCGTTCGGAACTCCTTATTTTTTAAAGAGGATTATCATTTTTATTTTAGGAATGGTGTCCTACAGAAGATTCAACGGTTTTAATAAACTGAAAATCACAGGAACCGAGCATCTGGTGGATCTTCCCGATTCCAACGTTTTGTTCGTATCCAACCATCAGACCTATTTTGCGGATGTAGCAGCCATGTATCATGCATTCTGCTCCGTAAACAACGGGTATCTGAATACTATTAAAAACCCGATCTATCTGCTGAATCCGAAAATCGATTTTTATTACGTAGCTGCCGAAGAAACCATGAACAAAGGGATTCTTCCGAAAATCTTCAAAATCGCAGGTGCGGTAACCGTAAAAAGAACCTGGAGAGCGGAAGGCAAAAACGTAAACCGGATTGTGGACATGAGCGAGGTCGACAATATCATGAAAGCCCTGGATAATGGCTGGGTAGCAACCTTTCCGCAAGGAACAACCTCCGCATTTGCTCAAGGGAGACGCGGAACGGCAAAGCTGGTAAAAAACCAGCGCCCTATTGTAATTCCCATCAAAATCAACGGGTTCAGGAGGGCATTCGATAAAAAAGGACTCCGCGTAAAAGTGACCGGTGTAAAACCGACCATGGAATTCAAAACGCCTTTGGATATCGATTACGATAAAGAAAATGCCCAGCAGATTTTATTAAAAATTATGACGGCCATCGAGCAGACCGAAGATTTCAACCTTCTGCATCAATATGATGAAGAATTGAAAGCCAAAAAGTTAGAACAAAAGAAATCAGATAATTAA
- a CDS encoding aldo/keto reductase codes for MQQKTYTGQPVITLNNGVDIPALGFGVWQMEDLQECENAVLKAIETGYRMIDTASIYQNETAVGNAIKNSGTDREELFITSKLWVQDTSYEKAKGAFQRTLDRLQLDYLDMYLIHWPYADFTGAWKAMEELYQEGKIKAIGVCNFPPDKLEELKANATVLPVINQIELHPLFQQKELQEYNRENNIVTQPWSPLGNGNAGLLDNAELKKIGEKYSKTVAQVILRWHLQEGFCVIPKSVTPSRIEENFNVFDFELTEDEMNVVRSLDTGKRLFFDPKDPEWEQKMLKAVADI; via the coding sequence ATGCAACAGAAAACATACACAGGACAGCCTGTCATCACACTAAACAACGGGGTAGATATTCCGGCCTTAGGCTTTGGGGTATGGCAGATGGAAGACCTTCAGGAATGTGAAAATGCGGTCCTCAAAGCCATTGAAACGGGATACCGCATGATCGACACGGCTTCCATCTACCAAAATGAAACAGCGGTTGGAAATGCCATAAAGAACAGCGGAACGGATCGGGAAGAATTGTTCATCACCTCCAAACTCTGGGTTCAGGATACTTCTTATGAAAAAGCAAAGGGTGCTTTTCAAAGAACACTGGACCGGTTGCAGCTGGATTACCTCGATATGTACCTGATCCACTGGCCGTATGCCGATTTCACCGGTGCCTGGAAAGCAATGGAAGAACTGTATCAGGAAGGAAAAATCAAGGCGATTGGTGTCTGTAATTTTCCGCCGGATAAACTGGAGGAATTAAAAGCCAATGCAACGGTTCTTCCGGTCATCAATCAGATCGAGCTGCACCCACTTTTCCAGCAAAAGGAACTTCAGGAATATAACCGGGAAAACAATATTGTTACCCAGCCGTGGAGTCCGCTCGGAAATGGAAATGCCGGATTGCTGGATAATGCAGAATTAAAAAAAATCGGTGAGAAGTACAGCAAAACGGTAGCACAGGTTATTTTAAGGTGGCACCTTCAGGAAGGTTTCTGCGTCATCCCGAAATCGGTAACGCCTTCAAGAATTGAGGAAAATTTCAATGTATTTGATTTTGAATTAACAGAAGATGAAATGAATGTGGTCCGTTCCCTGGATACCGGAAAAAGATTATTCTTTGATCCGAAAGATCCGGAATGGGAGCAGAAAATGCTGAAAGCTGTGGCGGATATTTAA
- a CDS encoding lipocalin family protein, translating into MKKLIWVLVIFSVISCGGNDEDQDPGNKASIIGKWSVEKAEIYKSSNQQILTSYSTDCQKTGTYEFTTSHLISISYADSNNTCVKTDASTRKYTFDKGNAKFWFENEEKYPYFITKLTASDMVIEDRMQDFDGDGTRDVLRRFYKRIN; encoded by the coding sequence ATGAAGAAACTTATTTGGGTACTTGTTATTTTTTCCGTTATTTCCTGCGGTGGCAACGATGAAGATCAGGATCCGGGCAATAAAGCATCCATTATCGGAAAATGGTCTGTCGAAAAAGCGGAGATTTACAAATCTTCCAATCAGCAGATCCTGACCTCTTACTCAACGGATTGCCAGAAAACGGGTACCTATGAATTTACCACTTCCCATCTTATTTCCATTTCCTATGCGGATAGCAATAACACCTGCGTAAAAACAGATGCTTCTACAAGGAAATATACATTCGATAAAGGAAACGCTAAATTCTGGTTTGAGAACGAAGAGAAATATCCGTATTTCATTACCAAACTTACCGCAAGCGATATGGTGATCGAAGACCGGATGCAGGATTTTGACGGGGATGGAACAAGAGATGTACTCAGACGTTTTTATAAAAGAATCAATTAA
- a CDS encoding T9SS type A sorting domain-containing protein — MKRLYMSALTLCTILGVSAQEVVWQKDIPSSTQDFLSQVTTTIDGQYLISGSSIQSNKISSDNKQNNGYDFHLVKLNSRGEEVWEKYFSGKNHDFLSATVNTQEGGFLLAGTSYSGKSLDKKDESKGGSDLWLIRLNEFGDELWQKTIGSASDEESRAVIQTTDFGFFVAGNIQNAEKGYGSKDVLVVKLDKNGKEISQLVLGGRGLDEVEKMIPTLDGGALLGIYSRSGAMAGSSNAMNHHPKTTSNYGEGDYWIVKLNKDGKVEWEKNFGGTGDDHLRTLAMTSTGYLIGGESRSEKSGNKTVGIEEGTDLWLISVNAKGEEIWQKSYNFKNRDVLMSMSVLHASDDKNTKGILLGGYTQAEGRIETDDEKFWMLYLDQNGNEQWRKHVKGESSKREERLSDIKLNRDGSIILAGTSAEELGKENWKIVKLGDKQIDQLIEKQDIKIYPNPVSDYAYVELGFEGLREGVFGAEINLYDMGGRQLQNIKTKNKITKINTQPLVQGAYLVSVKTDNGKSASAKLIKK, encoded by the coding sequence ATGAAAAGACTCTACATGAGTGCACTTACCCTGTGTACGATTCTGGGCGTTTCGGCCCAGGAAGTGGTTTGGCAGAAAGACATCCCGTCCTCGACACAGGATTTCTTGAGCCAGGTTACAACAACCATCGACGGACAATATCTGATTTCGGGAAGCAGTATCCAGTCCAACAAAATTTCTTCTGATAATAAACAAAACAACGGTTACGATTTCCATCTGGTAAAATTAAATTCTCGGGGAGAAGAAGTCTGGGAAAAATACTTCTCCGGGAAAAACCATGATTTTTTATCAGCCACGGTAAATACACAGGAAGGCGGATTTCTTTTGGCTGGAACTTCCTACAGCGGAAAAAGTCTGGATAAGAAGGACGAATCGAAAGGTGGCTCGGACCTGTGGTTGATCCGCCTGAACGAATTTGGCGACGAATTATGGCAGAAAACTATCGGCAGTGCTTCAGATGAAGAATCAAGAGCGGTGATCCAGACAACGGATTTCGGATTTTTTGTAGCCGGGAATATTCAGAATGCTGAAAAGGGGTACGGCTCTAAAGATGTGTTAGTTGTAAAGCTGGATAAAAACGGAAAAGAAATCTCCCAGCTTGTTTTAGGAGGAAGAGGGCTTGATGAAGTAGAGAAAATGATCCCGACGTTGGATGGCGGAGCGTTATTAGGGATCTACTCCAGAAGCGGAGCAATGGCTGGAAGTAGCAATGCTATGAACCATCATCCAAAAACCACTTCCAATTACGGCGAAGGCGACTACTGGATCGTCAAGCTTAATAAAGACGGCAAAGTGGAATGGGAAAAGAACTTCGGTGGAACAGGTGATGATCATTTGAGAACTTTGGCGATGACTTCCACCGGCTATCTGATCGGCGGGGAATCAAGATCGGAAAAATCGGGGAATAAAACCGTAGGTATTGAAGAAGGGACGGATCTATGGCTCATCTCCGTAAACGCAAAAGGTGAAGAGATCTGGCAGAAGTCCTACAATTTCAAGAACCGTGATGTTCTGATGAGCATGAGTGTGTTGCATGCTTCCGATGATAAAAATACGAAAGGGATCTTGCTTGGCGGTTACACCCAGGCAGAGGGAAGAATCGAGACGGATGATGAGAAGTTCTGGATGCTGTACCTGGATCAGAACGGCAATGAACAGTGGCGGAAGCACGTTAAAGGCGAATCCAGCAAAAGGGAAGAACGGCTTTCAGATATCAAGCTCAATAGAGACGGTTCGATCATTTTGGCCGGAACCAGTGCCGAGGAGCTGGGCAAAGAGAACTGGAAGATCGTGAAGCTGGGCGATAAGCAGATTGATCAACTGATCGAGAAGCAGGATATTAAGATTTATCCGAACCCGGTGAGTGACTATGCGTATGTGGAACTTGGGTTTGAGGGTCTGAGAGAAGGAGTGTTTGGAGCGGAGATTAACCTGTATGATATGGGCGGAAGACAGCTTCAGAATATTAAAACAAAAAACAAAATAACCAAGATCAATACGCAGCCGCTGGTTCAGGGGGCTTACCTGGTATCGGTGAAAACGGATAATGGGAAATCGGCGAGTGCGAAACTGATTAAAAAATAA